A region from the Thermanaeromonas toyohensis ToBE genome encodes:
- a CDS encoding peptidoglycan DD-metalloendopeptidase family protein, which produces MLIRRAAGLALAGFLALAGFLPGTSREGYQAEAAVVEDLQQVAAVLAPAQYEELASRVNVLTRLYQVEKGDTIQNIARRYHLDAELLAAMNDLDPAATLTTGQFLVLPYERGRTYEVEKGDTIWGIAQAFGLTVEEIMEANGITNPRTLQIGTLLTLPEGRKPARGNLAHLASRSRFSFLWPVIGPITSFFGWRDEEFHHGIDIAAEAGSLIRSAWSGTVEFSGWRNGIYGRTVILDHGQGLKTLYAHNEVNLVAPGEYVEAGQIIAKVGSSGRATGPHLHFEVWEKGRPVNPLRFLK; this is translated from the coding sequence ATGTTAATACGCAGGGCAGCAGGCCTGGCCCTGGCTGGCTTTTTGGCTTTAGCAGGTTTTCTGCCCGGAACCAGCAGGGAGGGTTACCAGGCCGAGGCGGCCGTCGTGGAGGACTTGCAGCAGGTGGCGGCTGTCCTGGCGCCTGCCCAGTACGAGGAACTGGCCTCCCGGGTTAACGTGTTGACGCGCCTGTACCAGGTAGAGAAGGGGGATACTATACAAAATATAGCCCGGCGGTACCATCTGGATGCTGAACTCCTGGCGGCTATGAATGACTTGGATCCGGCAGCTACCCTCACTACTGGTCAATTTCTGGTGTTACCCTACGAGCGGGGACGGACCTACGAAGTAGAAAAGGGAGATACAATATGGGGAATCGCCCAGGCCTTCGGCTTGACCGTGGAAGAGATCATGGAAGCTAATGGCATAACCAATCCCCGTACCCTCCAGATAGGTACTTTACTTACCTTGCCTGAAGGCCGTAAGCCTGCGCGGGGAAATTTGGCCCATCTAGCTTCCCGGAGCAGGTTTTCCTTCCTTTGGCCGGTGATAGGCCCCATAACTTCCTTCTTCGGGTGGCGGGACGAAGAATTCCACCATGGGATAGACATCGCTGCTGAAGCAGGTAGCCTTATCCGTTCCGCCTGGTCGGGGACAGTGGAGTTTTCTGGATGGCGGAATGGTATATACGGTCGGACAGTTATCTTGGACCATGGGCAAGGTTTAAAGACCCTTTATGCCCATAATGAGGTTAACTTGGTGGCGCCGGGTGAATATGTAGAGGCGGGTCAAATAATAGCTAAAGTAGGAAGTAGCGGCAGGGCTACTGGTCCCCACTTGCATTTTGAGGTGTGGGAGAAAGGTCGACCTGTAAACCCGTTACGTTTTCTAAAATAG
- a CDS encoding DUF1385 domain-containing protein yields MPEVQYGGQAVIEGVMMRGPHRLAVAIRRPAGDILVETQPFASWASRYWLLKLPFFRGVVALVESLVLGIKYLSFSAGLALEEEGEELKPRDLVLTVVLALALAIGLFVVMPAVVAMLAHPWLPLYGQNLLEGTLRLSLFLAYIVAISRVRDIQRVFQYHGAEHKVINALEAGEQLTLEKVRPYSTLHPRCGTSFLLLVLVFSIFFFSFLGKGGFWWRLVSRILLLPLVAGSAYEVIKLASRNLKSPIVRLVIAPGLWLQRLTTREPDDGMLEVALRALIAAKDEAGAGEVV; encoded by the coding sequence ATGCCAGAAGTACAATACGGTGGCCAAGCGGTTATTGAAGGGGTTATGATGCGAGGGCCCCATCGGCTGGCTGTAGCTATACGGCGGCCGGCAGGGGATATTCTGGTAGAAACCCAGCCCTTTGCCTCTTGGGCCTCGCGTTATTGGTTATTAAAGCTCCCCTTCTTCCGGGGTGTAGTGGCCCTGGTGGAATCCCTAGTTCTGGGTATAAAATATTTAAGCTTTTCGGCTGGTCTTGCGCTGGAAGAGGAGGGGGAAGAGCTTAAACCCCGGGATTTGGTTTTGACTGTGGTTTTAGCCTTAGCTCTGGCTATAGGCCTCTTTGTAGTCATGCCCGCTGTAGTGGCCATGTTAGCCCACCCCTGGCTGCCCCTTTATGGGCAAAATTTGCTAGAGGGGACCTTGCGCTTAAGCTTATTTTTAGCTTATATAGTAGCCATATCGCGGGTCAGGGATATCCAGCGGGTTTTCCAGTATCATGGGGCAGAACATAAAGTCATAAATGCTTTAGAGGCAGGAGAACAGCTTACCCTGGAGAAGGTACGGCCTTATTCTACTTTACATCCGCGTTGCGGTACCAGCTTCCTTCTCCTGGTACTGGTGTTTAGCATTTTCTTCTTCTCTTTCTTAGGTAAAGGCGGGTTCTGGTGGCGGCTTGTTTCCCGTATTTTACTGTTACCTTTAGTGGCCGGGTCAGCTTATGAAGTAATCAAACTGGCCAGCCGGAATCTAAAATCCCCTATAGTACGGCTGGTCATAGCCCCAGGGCTATGGTTACAGAGGCTTACTACCCGGGAGCCTGATGATGGAATGCTGGAGGTGGCCCTGCGGGCCCTTATAGCCGCTAAGGATGAGGCTGGCGCAGGGGAGGTGGTATAA
- a CDS encoding lipid II:glycine glycyltransferase FemX, which produces MGLKYRLISPEEEKLFDGFVANHPQGHILQTFAWGEVKAKTGWKPLRLVVEEDGRLVAAVSLLKRRLPYIGKSIFYAPRGPVVDFGNPSLVRFLFQAVQELARQEGAILLKIDPAIPAERTEVKELLKSLGFRLATQGTGFEGVQPRYVFRLSLTPSLEEIKKNFHPKTRYNLGLAQRRGVRVKTDCTLEDLPIFYELLQETALRDGFLIRSYDYFLTLWRELVERGYAKLFLAYYQGEPIAGTLAFILGDKAWYLYGASSNRHRNVMPNYLLQWTMICWAREQGCTLYDFRGVPGDTSPEHPLYGLYRFKKGFGGVFTEFIGEYDLVYSPFYYWLWRVAQPAYSFFRHLLFWRLKSRAGQGGGSLVVGED; this is translated from the coding sequence ATGGGTTTAAAGTACCGCCTTATATCCCCTGAAGAAGAGAAGCTTTTTGATGGTTTTGTGGCTAACCATCCCCAGGGTCATATTTTGCAAACCTTCGCCTGGGGCGAGGTGAAGGCTAAAACCGGGTGGAAACCCTTGCGCTTGGTAGTGGAGGAGGATGGCCGCCTGGTAGCCGCAGTTTCCCTTCTTAAACGGCGGCTACCCTATATCGGTAAAAGCATCTTTTATGCCCCCCGGGGGCCGGTGGTGGATTTCGGGAATCCTTCCTTGGTACGTTTTCTGTTCCAAGCCGTCCAGGAACTGGCCCGGCAGGAAGGGGCTATTCTCCTTAAGATTGATCCTGCCATTCCGGCGGAGCGGACAGAAGTTAAAGAACTCCTTAAAAGCTTAGGTTTTCGTCTGGCTACCCAGGGTACCGGCTTTGAAGGGGTTCAGCCCCGGTATGTCTTCCGTTTAAGCCTTACTCCTTCCCTAGAAGAGATAAAGAAGAACTTTCACCCTAAAACGCGGTACAACTTGGGCTTGGCCCAGCGCCGGGGTGTTAGAGTAAAGACAGATTGCACCCTGGAGGATCTCCCGATATTTTATGAGTTGCTGCAAGAGACGGCCTTAAGGGATGGTTTTCTCATACGTTCTTATGATTATTTTCTTACTTTATGGAGGGAATTAGTAGAACGGGGCTATGCCAAGCTTTTCTTAGCTTACTACCAAGGAGAACCCATCGCTGGCACTTTAGCCTTTATACTGGGAGATAAGGCTTGGTACCTGTACGGTGCTTCCAGTAACCGCCATCGCAATGTGATGCCTAATTATCTTTTGCAATGGACCATGATCTGCTGGGCCCGGGAGCAGGGTTGTACCCTGTACGATTTCCGCGGAGTTCCTGGAGATACTTCTCCAGAGCATCCCTTGTATGGGCTTTACCGGTTTAAAAAGGGCTTCGGCGGTGTGTTTACTGAATTTATCGGGGAATATGACTTGGTATATTCCCCTTTTTACTACTGGCTCTGGCGGGTGGCCCAACCGGCCTATTCTTTCTTCCGCCACCTGCTCTTTTGGAGGTTAAAGAGCAGGGCAGGCCAGGGAGGGGGTTCCCTTGTTGTGGGAGAAGATTAG
- a CDS encoding response regulator, translating into MKKDSILIVDDQPGVRRLLLEALRQAGFRVFQAASGEEGLQKIISEKPSLAILDMKMPGMSGVEFLRELHRRAWSLPIIVVTAYEDKDLAEQARKLGVQYFLHKPFDLSHLYHLVDIALAQQCYPDLEVLTG; encoded by the coding sequence CTGAAAAAAGATTCTATATTAATTGTAGATGACCAGCCAGGTGTACGCCGTCTGCTATTGGAAGCCCTGCGCCAGGCAGGTTTTAGAGTCTTCCAGGCGGCAAGCGGGGAAGAAGGGCTACAAAAGATAATATCCGAGAAGCCTAGCCTAGCTATATTGGATATGAAAATGCCGGGTATGAGCGGAGTGGAGTTTCTACGAGAACTACATAGGAGAGCCTGGTCGTTACCAATAATTGTGGTGACGGCCTATGAAGATAAGGACTTAGCGGAGCAAGCGCGAAAGCTGGGTGTGCAGTATTTTCTCCATAAGCCTTTTGATCTTTCCCACCTTTACCATCTAGTAGATATAGCTTTAGCCCAGCAATGCTACCCAGATCTAGAAGTTTTAACTGGCTAA
- the fsa gene encoding fructose-6-phosphate aldolase: MRIFLDTANIEEIKAAAELGIISGVTTNPSLVAREGRPLRQVIEEICQLVDGPISAEVISQETPGMLKEARELASIHPNVVIKIPITTEGLKAVKILSQEGIKTNVTLVFSANQALLAALAGATFVSPFIGRLDDVGQEGMEVLHDVVSIFAQYGLSTEIIAASIRHPLHVLEAARLGADIATVPYSVLLQMIKHPLTDVGLARFLADWEKLKVK; this comes from the coding sequence TTGCGCATTTTTCTCGATACAGCCAATATAGAAGAGATTAAAGCAGCCGCTGAACTGGGTATAATTTCTGGTGTAACTACTAACCCATCGCTGGTAGCTCGGGAAGGCCGCCCCTTACGCCAGGTAATAGAAGAAATTTGCCAGCTGGTGGATGGGCCCATAAGCGCAGAGGTTATAAGCCAGGAAACCCCGGGTATGCTTAAGGAGGCCAGGGAGCTAGCCTCGATACACCCTAATGTGGTTATTAAAATACCTATAACAACTGAGGGATTGAAGGCAGTCAAGATCCTCTCCCAGGAGGGTATTAAAACTAACGTTACCTTAGTTTTCTCTGCTAACCAAGCTTTACTGGCAGCCTTAGCTGGAGCTACCTTCGTCAGCCCTTTTATTGGCCGCCTGGATGATGTAGGCCAGGAAGGAATGGAAGTTTTACACGATGTGGTTTCCATCTTCGCTCAGTATGGATTAAGCACAGAGATTATTGCCGCCAGTATCCGCCATCCGTTACATGTACTTGAAGCCGCTCGTTTAGGTGCTGACATCGCCACTGTTCCTTATTCAGTCCTTCTTCAAATGATCAAACATCCCTTGACTGATGTCGGCTTGGCTAGATTTTTAGCTGACTGGGAAAAGCTTAAAGTAAAATAA
- a CDS encoding CTP synthase has translation MGNNTKFIFITGGVVSSLGKGITAASLGRLLKSRGLKVAIQKFDPYINVDAGTMNPYQHGEVFVTEDGAETDLDLGHYERFVDINLTKASNVTAGKVYWSVITKERRGDYLGGTVQVIPHVTNEIKERIYQIAQETSPDVVITEIGGTVGDIESLPFLEAIRQLKSDIGRDRVLYIHVTLVPYLKAAGEAKTKPTQHSVKELRSIGIQPDIIVCRSERPLSQEMAEKIALFCDIEREAVIQAVDVESIYEVPLMMEKEGLDRIVVEKLGLQCGPPQLDDWRAMVARLKNPKHQVTIALVGKYITLPDAYLSVVEALRHGGLAHEVAVNIRWIYSGELTPNGVDKALEGCAGILVPGGFGERGIEGKILAAQWARENKIPYLGICLGMQLAVVEFARHVCGLQGAHSAEFDPGTPYPVIDLLPEQKEVENLGGTMRLGAYPCRLKEGTRARAAYSEAVVYERHRHRYEFNNAFRSELTSKGLVISGTSLDGRLVEIIELEDHPWFVACQFHPEFKSRPNRPHPLFRDFIGAAVAYALKKGELKWV, from the coding sequence ATGGGGAATAATACTAAGTTTATCTTTATCACCGGCGGTGTCGTCTCTTCCTTGGGGAAGGGGATAACCGCCGCTTCTTTAGGTAGGCTTTTAAAAAGCCGGGGGCTTAAGGTAGCCATTCAAAAATTCGATCCCTACATTAACGTAGATGCGGGGACCATGAACCCCTACCAGCACGGGGAGGTTTTTGTAACCGAAGACGGGGCAGAAACAGATCTGGACCTGGGCCATTATGAGCGTTTTGTAGATATAAACCTAACTAAGGCTAGCAATGTCACGGCCGGTAAAGTTTACTGGTCGGTAATCACCAAGGAAAGGCGGGGAGATTACCTAGGGGGCACAGTCCAGGTGATCCCCCACGTAACTAATGAAATTAAAGAGCGGATATACCAGATAGCCCAGGAAACCAGCCCGGATGTGGTGATTACTGAGATAGGGGGGACTGTTGGCGATATAGAGTCCCTTCCCTTCCTGGAAGCCATTAGGCAGCTTAAAAGCGATATAGGCCGCGACCGGGTTTTATATATCCACGTAACCCTGGTACCCTATTTAAAAGCGGCAGGGGAAGCCAAGACCAAGCCCACCCAGCATAGTGTAAAGGAATTGCGCTCCATAGGTATCCAGCCGGATATTATTGTTTGTCGGTCGGAGAGACCCTTATCCCAGGAGATGGCAGAAAAGATCGCTCTATTCTGCGATATTGAAAGGGAAGCTGTAATCCAGGCCGTGGATGTGGAATCTATTTACGAGGTACCCCTTATGATGGAGAAAGAAGGCCTGGATCGTATTGTGGTGGAGAAATTGGGCTTACAATGCGGACCTCCCCAGCTTGATGATTGGCGGGCCATGGTAGCCCGGCTAAAAAACCCTAAGCACCAGGTGACCATCGCCCTAGTGGGAAAATATATAACTTTGCCCGACGCCTATCTTAGCGTTGTGGAGGCCCTGCGCCACGGCGGTTTAGCCCACGAGGTGGCGGTGAACATCCGCTGGATCTACTCTGGTGAGCTTACTCCTAATGGTGTGGATAAGGCCTTGGAGGGATGTGCGGGTATTCTAGTACCTGGAGGATTTGGTGAGCGGGGTATAGAAGGGAAAATCCTGGCTGCTCAGTGGGCGAGGGAGAACAAAATACCTTATCTGGGTATTTGCCTGGGGATGCAGCTAGCGGTAGTGGAGTTTGCCCGGCATGTATGCGGCTTACAGGGGGCCCACAGCGCTGAATTCGATCCTGGCACTCCCTATCCAGTTATCGACCTTTTGCCTGAACAGAAGGAAGTAGAAAATTTGGGGGGTACCATGCGCCTGGGCGCTTATCCTTGCCGTCTTAAGGAGGGAACCCGGGCGCGGGCGGCCTATAGTGAGGCGGTGGTCTATGAGAGGCACCGGCACCGGTACGAGTTTAACAATGCTTTCCGATCTGAGCTAACCTCTAAAGGCCTCGTTATAAGCGGTACCTCCTTAGACGGCCGCCTGGTGGAGATCATTGAATTGGAAGACCATCCTTGGTTTGTAGCCTGCCAGTTCCACCCGGAGTTTAAGTCCCGTCCCAACCGACCCCATCCCCTCTTCCGCGACTTTATCGGGGCAGCAGTGGCTTATGCCCTTAAAAAGGGTGAACTTAAATGGGTTTAA
- the alr gene encoding alanine racemase, translated as MEQEHLARAGLYGLLGPRWVEIEVTALENNLREVKKILRPFTRLLAVVKADAYGAGAVEAARVFCQAGADYLGVTTLAEGVELRRQGITIPILVMSPLLPEEIPQALAWGLTLAVASRWGAEAVAQAVRETGRLARIHLKIESGMYRAGLEPEEVKALIRDILSWPGVVVEGAYTHLAQAAHSRKAWEQFRLFFRVCQELEEEGLKIPLKHIANSYACLAYPEMHLDMVRVGTLLYGHYPAGTIHQEIKLQDPWKVKARLLHIREVPAGTAVGYGGDYVTKRATRLGVLPLGYADGLGLTAITRPKSWPDLLRFLAKTFLAYWGWQHREEAVLVRGRPVPIIGRVGMQLSLVDLGDIPAQEGEEVEISLGRPFTSARLPRLYLREGEPYLLRLPTGEWRGLKDKAGFRAR; from the coding sequence ATGGAGCAAGAACATCTGGCCAGGGCCGGGTTATATGGGCTTTTGGGACCCCGCTGGGTAGAAATAGAAGTGACGGCCCTAGAGAACAATTTACGCGAGGTAAAAAAGATACTTAGGCCCTTTACCCGTTTACTGGCTGTAGTCAAGGCTGACGCCTATGGTGCTGGTGCTGTAGAAGCTGCCCGGGTGTTCTGCCAGGCTGGTGCGGACTACCTGGGGGTCACCACCCTGGCCGAAGGGGTAGAACTCCGGCGGCAGGGCATTACCATACCTATTTTGGTTATGAGCCCTTTATTGCCCGAAGAGATCCCCCAGGCCTTAGCTTGGGGGCTTACTTTAGCAGTAGCCAGTCGCTGGGGGGCCGAAGCCGTGGCTCAAGCTGTTAGGGAGACCGGTCGGCTTGCCCGCATCCATCTTAAAATCGAGAGTGGTATGTACCGCGCAGGTTTAGAGCCAGAAGAGGTCAAAGCCTTAATAAGGGATATTCTTTCCTGGCCAGGTGTGGTGGTGGAAGGCGCCTATACTCACCTGGCTCAAGCTGCCCATAGCCGCAAGGCTTGGGAGCAGTTCCGTTTGTTTTTCCGGGTATGCCAGGAGCTGGAGGAAGAGGGCTTAAAGATCCCTTTAAAACATATTGCCAATAGCTATGCCTGCCTTGCCTATCCAGAGATGCATTTGGATATGGTCCGGGTGGGAACCCTTCTTTATGGTCATTATCCAGCAGGGACAATACACCAGGAGATTAAGTTACAGGATCCGTGGAAGGTTAAAGCCCGTCTGCTCCATATCCGGGAGGTTCCGGCGGGTACGGCGGTAGGATATGGGGGCGATTATGTAACAAAACGTGCCACCCGCTTGGGGGTTTTACCTTTGGGGTATGCTGATGGCTTAGGGTTGACGGCTATCACGCGGCCGAAATCTTGGCCAGATTTGCTCCGTTTCCTGGCCAAAACTTTTCTCGCCTATTGGGGGTGGCAACACCGGGAGGAGGCGGTCCTTGTACGAGGAAGACCAGTTCCCATAATAGGTAGGGTGGGCATGCAGCTTTCTTTGGTAGATTTGGGAGATATTCCTGCGCAAGAAGGGGAAGAGGTAGAGATAAGCCTAGGTCGCCCCTTTACTTCGGCTCGCCTTCCTCGGTTATATCTGCGAGAAGGAGAACCTTATCTTTTGCGCTTACCCACCGGGGAATGGCGAGGCTTAAAAGATAAAGCAGGCTTCAGGGCCAGATAA
- a CDS encoding DUF1540 domain-containing protein: MPNIKCGVEECQYWNNMACTADSIEVRSSGDRRVRTSDDTACHSFKPRKS; the protein is encoded by the coding sequence ATGCCGAACATTAAATGTGGGGTGGAGGAATGTCAATACTGGAATAACATGGCCTGTACAGCAGACAGCATCGAAGTACGCTCAAGCGGTGATCGCCGGGTACGGACTTCAGATGATACGGCTTGCCACTCTTTTAAGCCTCGGAAAAGCTAA
- a CDS encoding class II fructose-1,6-bisphosphate aldolase, whose translation MPLVSLREVLKKAEEGSYAVGAFNCNNMEIVQAIVEAAEAEKAPVIIQASQGALKYAGLNYIVSLVRAAAESTRVPVVLHLDHGTDREQVLKALRAGFTSVMLDGSKFPLEENIAITRQVVEIARPMGVSVEGELGRIMGTEDHIQVSSYEATFTDPEEAQRFVRETGVDALAVAVGTAHGVYKGEPRLDFERLKKIRERTQIPLVLHGSSGVPDEALRQAISLGVRKVNIDTDIRIAFLKKVREELSSRPEEIDPRKILGPAREAAREVIRHKMRVFGCAGKA comes from the coding sequence ATGCCTTTGGTGAGTTTAAGGGAGGTATTAAAAAAGGCCGAAGAGGGCTCCTATGCGGTAGGAGCTTTTAATTGTAATAACATGGAAATAGTTCAGGCCATTGTGGAAGCTGCCGAAGCAGAGAAAGCCCCGGTGATCATCCAGGCCAGCCAGGGAGCCCTGAAATATGCCGGGCTAAATTATATAGTTTCCCTCGTCCGGGCCGCGGCGGAGAGCACTCGGGTTCCGGTGGTCCTTCACTTGGACCATGGGACCGACCGGGAGCAAGTGCTTAAAGCTTTACGGGCAGGCTTCACTTCTGTAATGTTAGACGGTTCCAAATTCCCTTTGGAGGAGAATATAGCTATAACCCGGCAGGTGGTAGAGATTGCGCGACCTATGGGAGTATCGGTGGAAGGGGAATTGGGCCGTATTATGGGTACAGAGGATCATATACAGGTTTCTAGCTATGAGGCCACCTTTACAGATCCAGAAGAGGCCCAGCGCTTTGTACGGGAGACAGGGGTGGACGCCCTGGCGGTAGCTGTAGGGACTGCCCATGGAGTATATAAAGGGGAGCCGCGCCTAGACTTTGAACGCCTTAAAAAAATCCGTGAACGTACCCAGATCCCCTTAGTTTTACATGGTTCTTCGGGGGTACCTGATGAGGCCCTGCGGCAAGCCATTAGCCTGGGGGTGCGGAAAGTTAACATAGATACTGATATCCGGATAGCTTTCTTGAAGAAGGTGCGCGAGGAGTTAAGCTCTCGACCAGAAGAGATCGATCCTCGCAAGATCTTAGGGCCGGCGCGGGAAGCAGCACGGGAGGTAATCCGGCATAAAATGAGGGTTTTCGGCTGCGCAGGTAAAGCTTAA
- the rpmE gene encoding 50S ribosomal protein L31: MKPGIHPPYDKARIICACGNVIETRSTKKEIRVEVCSNCHPFYTGARQVVVERGGRIEKFRQKYGK; the protein is encoded by the coding sequence ATGAAGCCCGGTATTCATCCCCCTTACGATAAAGCGCGCATTATATGCGCTTGCGGAAACGTTATTGAAACCCGCTCCACTAAGAAGGAGATCCGGGTGGAAGTGTGTTCTAACTGCCACCCTTTTTATACGGGCGCCCGGCAAGTGGTAGTGGAACGTGGGGGTCGTATAGAAAAGTTTAGACAAAAATATGGTAAGTAA
- the rho gene encoding transcription termination factor Rho has protein sequence MEVVSSLHLRELETKNIIELRRLAREMGVKGYYRLRKKELVAELAKLLAEKQPSKGTLERESEEEVKREVPLERPGPRQEPLEKPERVAQPEGRAAIREREGEPLKIGPPEQAAEQPERSEVLERAEEQPGEPLQAQGILEILPDGYGFLRPFAYLPSEDDIYVSPSQIRRFDLRTGDKVKGLIRPPKDNERYYALLRVEEVNGENPETALQRLHFDALTPVFPYERLTLETPDNDPSTRIIDLIAPLGKGQRALIVSPPKAGKTVLLKKIANSITTNYPDIVLIILLIDERPEEVTDIERSVKGEVVSSTFDELPENHVKVADMVLERAKRLVEHKKDVVVLLDSITRLARANNLVVPPSGRTLSGGVDPAALYKPKRFFGAARKVEEGGSLTIVATALIDTGSRMDEVIFEEFKGTGNMELILDRKLAERRIFPAIDVKRSGTRREELLLSPEELELVWHFRRATAHLGTVEVAEMLIDAMRKTKSNRDLLRALPALFPRESKV, from the coding sequence ATGGAGGTTGTTTCTTCCTTGCATTTAAGGGAATTGGAAACTAAAAATATAATCGAGCTTAGGCGTCTGGCCCGGGAGATGGGGGTTAAGGGGTACTATAGGTTACGCAAAAAAGAACTGGTGGCTGAGCTGGCCAAACTCTTAGCAGAAAAGCAGCCGTCTAAGGGAACTTTGGAACGCGAATCTGAAGAAGAAGTTAAGCGGGAGGTCCCTTTGGAGAGGCCAGGTCCCCGACAGGAACCTTTAGAGAAACCCGAAAGGGTGGCCCAGCCCGAGGGACGGGCTGCGATCCGGGAGCGGGAGGGGGAGCCCTTAAAGATAGGACCACCAGAACAGGCGGCTGAGCAACCGGAGCGTAGCGAAGTACTTGAGCGGGCAGAGGAACAACCGGGCGAGCCTTTACAGGCCCAGGGCATCTTGGAAATCCTTCCTGACGGTTACGGGTTTTTGCGCCCCTTCGCTTATCTTCCCAGTGAAGATGATATTTATGTTTCCCCTTCCCAGATCCGCCGCTTTGACTTGCGGACGGGGGATAAGGTGAAGGGTTTGATACGCCCGCCTAAAGATAATGAACGATATTACGCTCTTCTTAGGGTGGAAGAAGTTAACGGCGAAAATCCAGAAACTGCCCTGCAGAGGCTGCACTTTGATGCCCTCACACCCGTATTTCCTTATGAGCGACTTACCTTGGAAACCCCGGATAACGATCCCTCCACACGGATAATCGATCTTATCGCTCCTTTAGGTAAGGGGCAACGGGCTCTTATCGTTTCTCCCCCTAAGGCTGGTAAGACCGTGTTGTTAAAAAAAATCGCCAATAGTATTACCACCAATTACCCAGATATTGTATTAATCATATTGCTCATCGATGAACGCCCGGAAGAAGTTACTGATATCGAGCGCTCGGTTAAGGGAGAGGTAGTGAGCTCTACCTTTGACGAGCTCCCGGAAAACCACGTCAAGGTAGCGGATATGGTACTGGAGAGGGCCAAGCGGCTGGTGGAGCATAAGAAGGATGTAGTGGTGCTGCTGGACAGCATCACCCGCTTAGCCCGGGCTAACAACCTGGTCGTTCCTCCCAGCGGCCGTACCCTATCAGGGGGTGTGGATCCGGCGGCCCTCTACAAACCTAAGAGGTTTTTCGGTGCGGCCCGTAAAGTGGAGGAGGGGGGAAGCCTTACCATTGTAGCTACGGCCCTTATCGATACCGGTAGCCGTATGGATGAAGTGATCTTTGAAGAATTTAAGGGTACGGGTAACATGGAGCTCATCCTGGATCGCAAGTTGGCGGAAAGAAGGATCTTTCCGGCCATCGATGTTAAGCGCTCTGGTACCCGGCGCGAAGAGCTCCTCCTCTCACCCGAAGAACTGGAACTGGTCTGGCATTTCCGGCGGGCCACAGCCCACCTGGGTACTGTGGAAGTGGCCGAAATGCTTATCGACGCCATGCGAAAAACTAAAAGCAATCGCGATCTCTTGCGCGCCCTACCTGCCTTATTTCCCCGGGAAAGCAAGGTGTAA